One segment of Niabella beijingensis DNA contains the following:
- a CDS encoding hybrid sensor histidine kinase/response regulator transcription factor produces the protein MKRAFLWMLFYCFTLYNFISAQPITTLAENRYFRTISVDQGLSQSTVFVVQQDHLGFIWVGTQDGLNRYDGKTFTVFRPNKKDDRSIFSSYIRSLYVDKQGLLWIGGNKGVSCYNYKKEQFENYPLPVKPGEWFISGITTDQHNRLWIAANSGEIYYLDPAANRFVPFQYHVSGSPVNTIQQLLFIGTHLFLATDKGVYDLDPASGTAKPRQPAHINTRINALLPQGQLLWMGAEGGGLFCLDLKTDQFVNYQHQSQTANSLIDNDIRSLAWDQTGNLWIGTFRGLSVMDTRTARFTNFEHQTNRHLTLSQNSVRCIFMDRQHGMWLGTFFGGLNYYHKDDIRFNILSQTTGSVLLNDQVVNTIKESPAQEIWIGTNDKGLNIWNRKTNQLSYRSHTETNPNSISSNNIKAIAFDRDGNALIGTFNAGLNVINKRTGAVKKYLHDPSDPASINSDMVHALLRDQQDRIWIGTRAGLSRFNDQQQEFIPYAPDPSGKQLSSEGITSLLQDRKGRIWIGTINGMNALSADLGHLEVFAGNTLSNELVNCIAEDQQGRIWAGTRDGLNLFDEQQHRFIPYTGPDNSIEGAIFGIQPDDADGIWISTSKGLVKLYDRLNQLQVFNNQTGTGSTQFSLPAFCKASDGLVLFGGLNGLIYFYPRSIQLKPFDLRITFTGLDIFNTHVAPGSNYNVLDNAISETAGLRLSHEYKQFTVYFSTFNYIAPGSIRYYYRLKGFDNGWQVCENIPRATYTNLKPGDYTLEVQATGPLGEKSPVGTLRINVRPPWWQSNGFYLLVAIALAAILYIAYRVIRERIKAKAALEKERSDREKSEYLGQMKMDFFTNISHEFKTPLTLIIAPLEEMLNKAVPEKKLRSYHERMLGNAKRLYQLVDQLMEFRKTENGLKKLELTEGDIVPLLREVYAAFLELSRQKGINYLFKANRSAFHCYFDRDAVEKICNNLLSNAFKYTQPGDTIELGFELRNGQMVLTVSDTGVGIASVDHERVFERFYQVSHSDASWGSGVGLAFAKSLTELHHGIIFVESEPGKGTTFVVQLPADRDQYRTEEFTPENHYAVMLDNLTAAAPEKETADEDPGVTNPPHEQQLLIVDDNEQIVEYLAGYFENQFSISRAYNGRDALLLVEQQAPDIIICDVMMPGTDGIQFCKKIKQNIITCHIPVILLTARNETANQVKGLEAGADDYVTKPFSLPVLEAKVQNIIRSRRRLKEYYSTATEIIPENIALNTLDEEFLRKAIDIIEERLSDPEFSVLTFSRTIGMSRSSLYLKLKAITGESTTDFIKRIKFKKAAALLESKAYSVTEVAYMSGFSSLSYFSTSFKQYFGCLPTEYLSNKQAEP, from the coding sequence ATGAAAAGAGCGTTTTTGTGGATGCTGTTTTATTGCTTTACGTTATATAATTTCATCTCCGCACAACCAATAACAACCCTTGCTGAAAACAGGTATTTCAGGACCATTTCTGTAGATCAGGGACTGTCGCAAAGCACGGTATTTGTGGTACAGCAGGACCACCTGGGCTTTATCTGGGTAGGTACACAGGATGGATTGAACCGGTATGATGGTAAGACCTTTACCGTCTTCCGGCCGAACAAAAAAGATGATCGCAGTATCTTCTCCAGTTATATAAGAAGCCTTTATGTAGACAAACAGGGATTGCTATGGATAGGTGGTAATAAGGGGGTCAGCTGCTACAATTATAAAAAGGAACAGTTTGAAAACTATCCGCTGCCGGTAAAGCCGGGCGAGTGGTTCATCTCCGGTATCACTACGGACCAGCACAACCGGCTCTGGATCGCCGCCAACTCCGGTGAGATCTATTACCTGGACCCGGCAGCCAACCGTTTTGTGCCGTTTCAATACCATGTCAGCGGCAGCCCAGTCAACACCATCCAGCAGTTGCTTTTTATCGGCACCCATTTGTTTCTGGCAACGGATAAAGGCGTATATGACCTGGATCCTGCTTCTGGTACAGCAAAACCAAGGCAGCCCGCCCACATCAATACACGCATCAATGCGCTGTTGCCGCAGGGACAATTGCTGTGGATGGGCGCTGAAGGTGGCGGGCTTTTTTGTCTTGATCTTAAGACGGACCAGTTTGTAAACTACCAGCATCAGTCGCAAACAGCCAACAGCCTTATTGACAATGATATCCGCAGCCTTGCATGGGATCAAACGGGCAACCTGTGGATCGGTACATTCCGGGGACTATCTGTTATGGACACGCGTACCGCCAGGTTCACCAATTTTGAACATCAAACAAACCGGCACCTTACTCTCAGTCAGAACTCCGTACGCTGTATCTTCATGGACCGGCAACATGGTATGTGGCTGGGAACCTTTTTCGGTGGTCTGAACTATTATCATAAAGACGATATCCGTTTTAATATCCTCAGCCAAACAACCGGCAGTGTATTGCTGAACGACCAGGTGGTGAACACTATTAAAGAAAGTCCTGCACAGGAGATATGGATCGGTACAAACGATAAGGGACTCAATATCTGGAACAGGAAGACGAACCAGCTTTCTTATCGGTCGCACACGGAAACCAACCCCAACAGCATCAGCTCCAATAATATTAAAGCCATTGCATTCGACAGGGACGGCAATGCGCTGATCGGCACCTTTAACGCTGGTCTTAATGTGATCAATAAAAGAACAGGGGCCGTAAAAAAATACTTACATGACCCGTCGGATCCGGCCTCTATAAACAGTGATATGGTGCATGCCCTGCTCCGCGACCAGCAGGACCGGATCTGGATCGGCACCCGAGCGGGCCTCAGCCGCTTCAACGATCAACAGCAGGAGTTCATCCCTTATGCACCTGATCCTTCAGGCAAACAGCTGAGCTCAGAAGGAATCACTTCATTGCTGCAGGACCGTAAGGGAAGGATCTGGATCGGGACGATCAATGGCATGAACGCGCTCAGTGCTGATCTCGGTCATCTTGAAGTATTTGCCGGCAACACCCTTTCCAATGAACTGGTGAATTGTATCGCCGAAGACCAGCAGGGCCGTATCTGGGCCGGTACCCGTGACGGCCTGAATCTCTTTGACGAACAGCAACACCGCTTTATCCCTTATACCGGCCCGGACAATTCCATAGAAGGGGCTATATTCGGTATCCAGCCGGATGATGCAGACGGGATCTGGATCTCCACCAGCAAAGGGTTGGTCAAACTCTATGACCGGCTGAATCAACTCCAGGTATTCAATAACCAGACGGGTACCGGCAGTACCCAGTTCAGTCTTCCTGCCTTCTGCAAGGCCAGTGACGGGTTGGTTCTTTTCGGAGGTCTGAACGGTCTTATTTACTTCTACCCCCGGTCCATCCAGCTAAAGCCGTTTGACCTTCGCATCACATTTACCGGTCTGGATATCTTTAACACACATGTAGCCCCGGGCAGCAACTACAACGTACTGGACAATGCCATCAGTGAAACAGCCGGTCTGCGGCTGTCGCACGAATACAAACAGTTTACCGTTTACTTCAGCACATTCAATTATATTGCCCCCGGAAGTATCAGGTATTATTACCGGTTGAAAGGTTTTGATAACGGCTGGCAGGTATGCGAAAACATCCCCAGGGCCACCTATACCAATCTGAAACCAGGAGATTATACGCTTGAGGTTCAGGCCACCGGTCCTCTCGGCGAAAAAAGCCCCGTCGGTACGCTTCGCATCAACGTGCGGCCCCCCTGGTGGCAAAGCAACGGCTTTTACTTGCTTGTTGCAATTGCACTGGCGGCCATCCTGTACATCGCCTACCGGGTCATCCGGGAACGGATCAAAGCAAAGGCCGCATTGGAAAAGGAACGGAGCGACCGGGAAAAATCTGAATACCTGGGCCAGATGAAGATGGACTTCTTTACCAATATCTCGCATGAATTCAAAACACCGCTCACACTGATCATCGCACCCCTGGAAGAGATGCTGAATAAAGCGGTTCCCGAAAAGAAACTCCGCAGCTATCATGAGCGCATGCTTGGAAATGCCAAACGCCTTTACCAGCTGGTGGATCAGCTGATGGAATTCCGGAAAACCGAAAACGGGCTAAAAAAGCTGGAACTCACCGAAGGGGATATTGTTCCGCTGCTCCGGGAAGTTTACGCTGCTTTCCTGGAATTATCGCGGCAAAAGGGTATCAACTATCTCTTTAAGGCGAACCGGTCAGCATTCCATTGTTATTTTGACCGGGATGCTGTTGAAAAAATATGTAACAACCTGTTATCAAATGCATTTAAATACACACAGCCGGGCGATACGATAGAACTGGGCTTCGAACTGCGGAACGGACAGATGGTGTTAACCGTCAGTGATACGGGGGTGGGGATCGCCTCGGTAGACCATGAGCGGGTGTTTGAACGGTTCTACCAGGTCAGTCATTCAGACGCCAGCTGGGGTTCCGGTGTCGGGCTTGCCTTTGCAAAAAGTCTTACAGAACTGCATCACGGTATTATTTTCGTTGAAAGCGAACCCGGCAAAGGAACCACCTTTGTGGTGCAGCTACCGGCAGACCGCGACCAGTACCGTACCGAAGAATTTACACCGGAAAATCATTATGCCGTGATGCTGGATAACCTTACGGCTGCCGCACCCGAAAAAGAAACGGCTGACGAAGATCCCGGAGTAACAAACCCACCTCATGAGCAGCAATTGCTTATTGTTGATGACAATGAGCAGATCGTGGAGTACCTTGCCGGTTACTTCGAAAACCAGTTCAGCATCAGCAGGGCCTATAACGGGCGGGACGCGCTGCTGCTGGTAGAGCAACAGGCACCCGATATCATCATCTGTGATGTGATGATGCCCGGCACTGACGGGATCCAGTTCTGTAAAAAAATAAAACAGAATATCATCACCTGCCATATCCCCGTGATACTGCTTACTGCCCGGAATGAGACTGCCAACCAGGTAAAGGGGCTGGAGGCCGGCGCCGATGATTATGTTACCAAGCCCTTCTCACTCCCCGTACTGGAAGCCAAGGTGCAGAATATTATCCGTTCGAGAAGGCGGTTAAAAGAATACTATTCTACCGCAACAGAGATCATTCCCGAAAACATTGCACTCAATACCCTGGATGAGGAATTTCTGCGCAAGGCCATTGACATCATTGAGGAGCGTCTGAGTGATCCCGAATTTTCCGTATTAACGTTCAGCCGTACGATCGGCATGAGCCGCTCCAGCCTCTATCTGAAACTGAAGGCGATCACTGGCGAGTCGACCACGGACTTTATCAAACGTATTAAATTTAAAAAAGCAGCAGCGCTGCTGGAAAGCAAGGCATATTCTGTTACCGAAGTAGCTTATATGTCGGGGTTCAGTTCCCTGTCTTATTTTTCAACTTCGTTTAAGCAATATTTTGGTTGTTTACCGACAGAATATCTTTCCAATAAACAGGCGGAGCCATAA
- a CDS encoding SusC/RagA family TonB-linked outer membrane protein, protein MRFKSYLVIVLSLCWNLLSAQNGRVIKGVVLDSATSDPVPGVSVSIAGSSQGTTTNTSGEFSLRAPETARLLFSHVAYAEQSLAVSDMRNGVIRLVSTVAGLNDVVVVAYGSQKKVSVTGAISTVTTDQLRQSSAASVANALAGRLSGLAVMQSGGGQPGRDDAIMYLRGAATTNNNSPLILIDGVPRDNIRTLDPNEVASITVLKDASSTAVFGVRGANGVILITTRRGSEARTQFNASVDQSYTSFTREPERLHSVDYLRLRNEASANDDIAIPYTQADIDKYANPLAGLDPNDPDYAGKARVLQYIYPDHDYYRELISRYTPQTRVNLSASGGTSKINYFVNGTFLHQGGNLNVEPKSVLGYDPSAWMDRYSFRANLDYKVSASFKTFLNIGSYIEKVNMPAAWIYPNNDTHWMMRDLLYQAQTILPITPGPTTIEGFGVAPGQVVYPDYLDRSAFEIMNRVGYRKEVRSNLNSSLGAEWDLSRLVTKGLTLKGMISYDSKATTAMQANKSERLYLALVNRETDELSYATNRPDESMLSLTRGADSRYNINLQGSVNYSRSFDKHAITGMLLAQRDNWESTAADLPYNVIGFSGRFSYGYDNRYLAEVNMGYNGSEQFSPKKRFGFFPAGSAGWVVSNERFFKPLANVVHYLKFRASYGKVGNDQISSRRFIYIDDITMGGGVLGSLGQKVNIGLLGNPDITWETSVKRNIGVDIGLFRDFTINLDFFNEHRKDILIARGTVPTLQGVPIGNLPKVNMGEISNKGFEAELSYNRTFSKDLSLMVKGNYSYNHNTVEFMDEPRRDDSYPYPYRTTGYSLGQQWGYKVDYTNGNGYFNSKQELDEYLAKIQYGFGTPRVGDLKYVDLNHDGVIDAKDQAPIGYSGIAPRISYGLQFSLRYKNFELSPFFQGVAKYSGTYAEQGVYESIKLGTYFGYQRTAWTAERYANGDKITYPALSTHTTTNHTANDFFIMDRSFVRLKNIELAYTLPPGALKRLTVQGLRIYVSAYNYFTWDKLRMQHLDPESDDALGYPITRSLNFGASITF, encoded by the coding sequence ATGAGATTCAAGAGTTATTTAGTGATTGTTTTGTCGCTTTGCTGGAATCTGCTGTCCGCGCAGAACGGGCGGGTAATAAAAGGCGTCGTTCTGGATTCCGCAACTTCCGACCCGGTGCCGGGCGTATCGGTAAGCATCGCCGGCAGTTCACAGGGCACCACTACCAACACAAGCGGAGAATTTTCGCTTCGGGCCCCTGAAACAGCACGCCTGTTGTTCTCTCATGTGGCTTATGCAGAACAGTCCCTGGCTGTTTCAGATATGCGGAACGGCGTCATTCGGCTGGTATCTACGGTAGCCGGACTCAATGACGTGGTGGTAGTGGCCTATGGCTCCCAGAAGAAGGTAAGTGTAACGGGGGCTATTTCCACTGTTACCACCGACCAGCTGAGACAAAGTTCTGCTGCCAGTGTGGCCAATGCCCTGGCGGGTCGTTTATCAGGATTAGCTGTCATGCAATCAGGAGGAGGGCAGCCGGGACGTGATGATGCGATCATGTACCTCCGGGGCGCAGCCACCACTAATAATAATAGTCCGCTGATACTGATAGATGGAGTGCCGCGCGACAATATCCGGACCCTTGATCCGAATGAAGTGGCTTCTATAACCGTATTAAAAGATGCCTCTTCAACAGCGGTATTTGGGGTGCGGGGTGCAAACGGGGTTATTTTGATCACAACCCGGCGCGGCAGTGAGGCCCGCACACAATTTAATGCCAGTGTGGATCAGAGCTACACCTCTTTTACCAGGGAACCGGAACGGCTGCATTCAGTAGACTATCTGCGGTTAAGGAATGAAGCCTCCGCCAACGATGATATTGCCATTCCCTATACCCAGGCGGATATTGATAAATATGCCAACCCCCTGGCAGGGCTGGATCCCAATGATCCGGATTATGCCGGCAAAGCACGGGTATTGCAGTATATCTATCCGGACCACGATTACTACCGCGAGCTTATTTCGCGCTATACACCACAGACACGGGTAAACCTGAGCGCCAGCGGGGGAACCAGCAAGATCAATTATTTTGTGAACGGAACCTTTCTGCACCAGGGAGGAAATCTAAATGTAGAGCCCAAGTCGGTACTGGGCTATGATCCTTCTGCATGGATGGATCGCTATAGCTTCCGGGCCAACCTGGATTATAAGGTCAGCGCATCCTTTAAAACGTTTTTAAACATCGGAAGCTATATTGAAAAGGTAAATATGCCGGCTGCCTGGATTTATCCCAATAATGATACCCACTGGATGATGCGCGATCTGCTCTACCAGGCGCAGACGATCCTGCCCATTACGCCCGGCCCCACTACTATTGAAGGGTTTGGCGTGGCTCCGGGGCAGGTCGTTTATCCGGATTATTTGGATCGCTCGGCCTTTGAGATCATGAACCGGGTAGGATACCGGAAAGAGGTGCGTTCCAATCTCAATTCATCGCTTGGAGCTGAATGGGACCTGAGCCGTCTGGTAACAAAGGGTCTTACATTAAAAGGAATGATCTCTTACGATTCCAAAGCCACCACCGCAATGCAGGCCAATAAATCGGAACGCCTTTACCTGGCGCTTGTGAACCGGGAAACCGATGAGCTGAGCTACGCCACGAACCGTCCTGATGAAAGTATGCTGAGCCTTACAAGAGGAGCGGACTCCCGTTATAATATCAACCTCCAGGGCTCGGTTAACTACAGTCGTAGTTTTGATAAACATGCCATTACCGGTATGCTGCTGGCCCAGCGGGATAACTGGGAGAGCACGGCAGCAGATCTTCCGTATAATGTGATCGGTTTTTCGGGTCGTTTTTCTTATGGCTATGACAACCGCTACCTGGCAGAAGTGAATATGGGTTATAACGGCTCTGAACAATTCTCTCCAAAAAAACGGTTCGGGTTTTTCCCGGCCGGATCTGCGGGCTGGGTGGTGAGCAATGAACGTTTTTTTAAACCACTTGCCAATGTGGTACATTATCTGAAATTCAGGGCCTCTTACGGTAAAGTGGGTAACGACCAGATCTCCAGCAGACGGTTTATCTACATCGATGATATTACCATGGGCGGCGGCGTGCTGGGAAGCCTGGGTCAGAAAGTGAACATCGGCCTGCTGGGTAATCCTGATATCACCTGGGAAACATCGGTTAAAAGAAACATTGGTGTTGATATCGGCCTTTTCAGGGATTTTACCATCAACCTCGACTTCTTTAACGAGCACCGGAAGGATATCCTGATCGCGAGGGGAACGGTTCCGACGCTCCAGGGCGTTCCGATCGGCAATCTGCCCAAAGTGAACATGGGCGAGATCTCGAATAAAGGATTCGAAGCAGAGCTGAGCTATAATAGGACCTTCTCTAAAGACCTTTCCTTAATGGTAAAAGGCAACTACAGTTATAACCACAATACGGTGGAGTTTATGGATGAGCCGCGGCGTGATGATTCCTACCCCTATCCCTACCGTACCACCGGTTATTCGCTGGGGCAGCAATGGGGTTATAAGGTGGATTATACCAACGGGAATGGTTATTTCAATTCAAAGCAGGAACTGGATGAATACCTGGCAAAGATCCAGTATGGATTTGGCACACCCCGGGTGGGGGATCTTAAATATGTGGACCTGAATCACGATGGGGTCATTGATGCCAAGGACCAGGCGCCTATCGGATATTCGGGTATCGCGCCCCGGATCAGCTATGGCCTGCAGTTCTCCCTGCGGTATAAAAATTTTGAGCTGTCGCCTTTTTTCCAGGGAGTGGCAAAGTATTCCGGAACCTATGCCGAGCAGGGTGTGTATGAAAGTATAAAACTGGGAACCTATTTTGGTTATCAAAGGACCGCGTGGACGGCAGAACGCTATGCGAACGGGGATAAGATCACTTATCCGGCATTGAGTACACATACAACCACTAACCACACTGCAAATGATTTTTTTATTATGGATCGCTCTTTTGTGCGGCTTAAAAATATTGAACTGGCCTATACCCTTCCGCCCGGCGCCTTGAAACGGCTGACGGTGCAGGGATTGAGGATCTATGTTAGTGCCTACAATTATTTTACCTGGGATAAACTACGAATGCAGCATCTGGACCCGGAAAGTGACGATGCACTGGGCTATCCCATTACACGGTCGCTCAATTTTGGTGCAAGCATTACTTTCTGA
- a CDS encoding RagB/SusD family nutrient uptake outer membrane protein has product MKSSNTFFNMKAGVLFLVFLPAVFASCKKALDSAPDGKISLDEVFSDSVKVAAYLNTCYDNMPAKGTRYFFWSRGPVVWSDEAWDTDAEAEPTLSAGRMYSGNAAASNHPAMDVSADAGNGSYWARYWNAIYNCSYFLSRIRDVTAVDASVRNRWKAEAHALRAYYYSELLKWFGAVLPIQSAPYNYKDDFTSLKKASYYEVTKFIIADCDSALATGELPWRIDNPGEAGRVQKALAEAIKSKMILFAASPLNNGGQDYWQEAYQINKASLQHLRDNGYALYNKVNFPQTYLADNAFIGPDKNEKAALYNEYFTQSMAYANQPVDKETIYQSRDGQGNIWDIDGIGAQDGYKSGTCPSQELVDAYETTNGLPVLDLANPYLDEQHLEPNYNPDNKQYDPARPYENRDPRFYASIYYNGSKRYCLWNFDEAPESPENYPAAKGVRTRIIATYVGEPQTGIDPAVRKATRTGYFERKFLHPTSSNNNVVGGANWKLFRLGEVLLNFAEAAAEAGQLGEAAEAVNEIRRRVGMPDLPAGLSKEQLILRVRHERRVELAMEENRYFDVRRWTSPGGDLAKTDKWITAAEIKRNANGSYSFGRRVVRPTPRACYTNKFLWLPIPLNEASILLSNTGVNWQNPGW; this is encoded by the coding sequence ATGAAATCAAGCAATACATTTTTTAACATGAAAGCCGGTGTTCTGTTCCTGGTGTTTTTGCCTGCAGTGTTTGCTTCCTGCAAGAAAGCATTGGATTCGGCACCGGATGGCAAGATCTCACTGGATGAGGTCTTTTCCGATAGTGTTAAGGTAGCAGCCTATCTGAATACCTGTTATGATAACATGCCGGCCAAGGGCACGCGTTATTTCTTCTGGAGCCGCGGGCCGGTGGTATGGAGCGATGAAGCCTGGGATACGGATGCAGAAGCCGAGCCCACGCTTTCCGCAGGTCGTATGTACAGCGGTAATGCGGCGGCTTCCAATCACCCGGCGATGGATGTCAGTGCCGATGCAGGAAATGGCAGCTACTGGGCGCGCTACTGGAATGCTATTTATAACTGCAGTTATTTTTTAAGCCGTATCCGCGATGTGACCGCTGTCGACGCATCCGTGCGTAACCGCTGGAAAGCGGAAGCACACGCGCTGCGGGCGTATTATTATTCCGAGCTGTTAAAATGGTTTGGAGCGGTATTGCCCATCCAGAGCGCCCCCTACAATTACAAAGATGATTTTACCAGTCTGAAAAAGGCTTCTTATTATGAAGTGACAAAGTTCATTATTGCCGATTGTGATTCCGCACTGGCCACCGGGGAGCTGCCCTGGAGGATCGATAATCCCGGGGAGGCGGGCCGTGTGCAAAAAGCGCTGGCCGAGGCCATAAAGTCAAAGATGATCCTTTTTGCTGCCAGTCCGCTCAATAACGGCGGACAGGACTACTGGCAGGAGGCCTATCAGATCAACAAAGCCTCCCTGCAACACCTGAGGGATAACGGGTATGCCTTGTATAACAAGGTAAACTTCCCGCAGACCTATCTTGCGGACAACGCCTTTATCGGACCTGATAAAAACGAAAAGGCCGCCTTGTACAATGAATATTTTACACAGTCCATGGCCTACGCCAATCAGCCCGTGGATAAAGAAACCATTTACCAGAGCCGGGACGGACAGGGAAATATATGGGATATTGACGGCATCGGTGCACAGGATGGCTATAAATCCGGCACCTGTCCATCGCAGGAACTGGTGGATGCTTACGAAACAACGAATGGACTGCCCGTATTGGATCTGGCCAATCCGTACCTGGATGAGCAGCACCTGGAGCCTAATTACAACCCGGATAATAAACAGTACGATCCGGCCAGGCCCTATGAGAACCGGGATCCCCGTTTTTATGCCTCTATCTACTACAACGGTTCTAAACGGTATTGCCTGTGGAATTTTGATGAGGCGCCGGAATCACCGGAGAACTACCCGGCAGCCAAGGGGGTTCGTACACGCATCATTGCCACCTATGTGGGAGAACCGCAGACGGGAATCGATCCCGCAGTGCGGAAGGCAACAAGGACAGGCTATTTTGAACGGAAATTCCTGCATCCCACCAGCAGCAATAACAATGTGGTGGGCGGTGCCAACTGGAAGCTCTTCCGTCTCGGCGAAGTGCTCCTCAATTTTGCCGAAGCCGCTGCGGAAGCCGGTCAGCTGGGTGAAGCGGCTGAAGCAGTAAACGAAATAAGAAGAAGGGTGGGCATGCCCGATCTGCCGGCCGGCCTGTCAAAGGAACAGCTGATCCTGCGTGTCCGTCATGAGCGCCGGGTAGAACTGGCCATGGAAGAGAACCGTTATTTTGATGTACGCCGCTGGACAAGCCCGGGAGGCGATCTGGCCAAAACAGACAAGTGGATCACCGCGGCGGAGATCAAACGCAATGCCAATGGCAGCTATAGTTTCGGACGCCGTGTTGTACGGCCTACTCCGAGGGCCTGTTATACCAACAAGTTCCTGTGGTTGCCCATTCCCCTGAACGAAGCAAGCATTCTTTTGAGCAATACCGGTGTGAACTGGCAAAATCCCGGCTGGTAA